From one Saprospiraceae bacterium genomic stretch:
- a CDS encoding UMP kinase, whose translation MSIKYKRILLKLSGEALMGDQPFGIQSDQLQHYAAEIKTIADAGVEIAIVIGGGNIFRGLSAEKSGVERVQGDYMGMLATVINGMALQSAMESIGLYTRLVSAISMEQIAEPYIRRRAIRHLEKRRIVIFSAGTGNPYFTTDSAAALRGNEINAEVLLKGTKVDGIYTSDPKKDADATKYSKISFKEAIDQSLGVMDMTAFTICQENKLPIIVFDVTTKGNLLKIIQGETNLGTLVT comes from the coding sequence ATGTCGATAAAATATAAAAGAATTCTTTTGAAATTGAGTGGCGAAGCACTGATGGGAGATCAACCATTTGGCATTCAATCTGATCAGTTACAACATTATGCGGCTGAGATCAAAACCATAGCAGACGCCGGCGTGGAGATCGCCATTGTCATCGGTGGAGGTAATATATTCAGGGGACTCAGTGCAGAAAAGTCCGGTGTAGAAAGGGTACAAGGAGACTATATGGGTATGTTGGCTACGGTGATCAATGGTATGGCATTGCAAAGCGCTATGGAGTCTATCGGATTATATACCAGGCTTGTATCTGCGATATCCATGGAGCAAATAGCGGAGCCATATATCCGTCGGCGAGCCATCCGGCATCTTGAAAAAAGAAGAATCGTCATTTTTTCGGCAGGTACCGGCAATCCCTATTTTACCACAGATTCCGCTGCTGCACTGCGCGGCAATGAGATCAATGCTGAAGTATTGCTCAAAGGGACCAAAGTGGATGGCATCTATACATCTGATCCCAAAAAGGACGCTGATGCTACTAAATACTCTAAGATTTCATTCAAAGAAGCTATCGATCAGTCCCTGGGTGTTATGGACATGACTGCCTTCACCATTTGCCAGGAAAACAAATTGCCCATAATTGTGTTTGATGTCACCACCAAAGGCAATCTTCTTAAAATCATTCAGGGAGAAACTAACCTGGGAACTCTGGTCACTTAA
- a CDS encoding tetratricopeptide repeat protein: MENKYQHDLNLTQWVNEFEILTQQGEKTTFDIRIYQKLIEYYQNEGDLKKAIEVADSALEQYGYRVDFYLIKAKILLVKKQPLEAMDCLYQAEQLHPQDTEVLLIKALILSELKDKNTALALLNNMKTYVGQSDLVEVLACETEIYFHAEEYNKGFVTLKDALRANPYHDKGQQLLSDYISISRHYKSISNFLQEMLENSPYSHFAWYNLGHCYSNLGEYEQAIDAFEYAFLIKPQFEQAYIDCAETCVLLQQWDKALSIYQEVISTFGEEYDVLISLAECAIQLKDYKLAKKYLNQSLTQDLFGEEAHYLMGQCFAAETKWHKAIQCYRRAISIDETSDTYFLALAKAFAQIGEFDKANRNFKKATSCAPEQNSYWFEHASFLIHHGKVQLALEILDQGEISSVGSDLLYCRAAVHYLLGEKTKSIDILAEVLEDDFNTHHCIYALAPAMQEDRDILSIINYYKGELFE; encoded by the coding sequence ATGGAAAATAAATACCAGCATGACCTTAATCTGACTCAGTGGGTAAATGAGTTTGAGATATTAACTCAGCAAGGCGAAAAGACCACTTTTGACATACGCATCTATCAAAAACTTATAGAATATTATCAAAATGAAGGCGATTTAAAAAAGGCGATTGAGGTAGCTGACTCAGCGTTGGAGCAGTATGGATATCGCGTCGATTTCTATCTCATCAAAGCAAAAATACTTTTGGTAAAAAAGCAGCCACTGGAAGCCATGGACTGTCTTTACCAGGCTGAACAGCTCCATCCCCAGGATACGGAAGTGTTATTGATAAAAGCTTTGATTCTATCTGAATTAAAAGATAAAAACACCGCACTTGCCCTTCTAAATAATATGAAGACCTATGTAGGTCAATCTGACCTGGTAGAAGTCCTGGCTTGTGAGACCGAAATCTACTTTCATGCAGAAGAGTACAACAAAGGGTTCGTCACACTCAAAGATGCCTTGAGAGCCAATCCATATCATGATAAAGGTCAGCAATTATTATCTGACTATATCTCCATATCCCGGCACTACAAGTCTATATCAAATTTTTTGCAGGAGATGCTCGAAAACTCTCCATACTCTCATTTTGCCTGGTACAATCTTGGCCATTGCTACTCGAACCTTGGTGAGTACGAACAAGCTATCGATGCTTTCGAATACGCTTTCCTGATCAAACCACAATTTGAACAAGCTTATATAGACTGTGCAGAGACCTGTGTGTTATTGCAGCAGTGGGACAAGGCATTGTCCATCTACCAGGAGGTGATCTCCACTTTTGGTGAGGAGTATGATGTACTGATATCCCTGGCAGAATGTGCTATTCAATTGAAAGATTATAAACTCGCCAAAAAATACCTCAACCAAAGTTTGACTCAGGATTTATTTGGAGAAGAAGCCCACTATTTGATGGGACAATGTTTTGCTGCCGAAACCAAGTGGCATAAGGCGATACAATGTTACCGCAGAGCTATCTCTATAGACGAGACCAGTGATACCTACTTTCTTGCTTTAGCCAAAGCATTTGCCCAAATCGGTGAGTTTGATAAAGCCAATCGCAATTTTAAGAAGGCTACTTCGTGTGCCCCGGAGCAAAATTCCTATTGGTTTGAACATGCATCCTTCCTGATACATCATGGCAAGGTGCAACTGGCATTAGAGATTCTGGACCAGGGAGAGATATCTTCGGTGGGCAGCGATCTTTTATATTGCAGGGCAGCGGTACATTATCTTCTTGGAGAAAAAACTAAGTCCATTGATATACTGGCAGAGGTCTTAGAAGATGATTTTAATACACACCATTGTATCTATGCTTTGGCTCCAGCCATGCAAGAAGACAGAGATATCTTATCCATCATCAATTATTACAAAGGTGAGTTATTTGAGTAA
- a CDS encoding sensor of ECF-type sigma factor, whose translation MKTMRFILSLTILLLSAWTLSAQRGEKIEALRIAFITNKLALTSTESEKFWPIYNVYKNALADTRRQANLDMNLEAMSDAEAEKAIQSSIERMEKELELFKNLARDLKPVLPARKIALLSKTERNFNEELIKRSQFGDGIKPALRRN comes from the coding sequence ATGAAAACAATGCGCTTTATTTTGAGCTTAACCATTCTCTTGTTGAGTGCCTGGACGCTCTCAGCACAGCGGGGAGAAAAAATAGAAGCCCTTCGAATAGCATTCATCACCAACAAGCTGGCATTGACCAGCACGGAATCTGAAAAATTCTGGCCTATCTATAATGTATATAAAAACGCCTTGGCAGACACCCGGCGTCAAGCCAATTTGGATATGAATCTTGAAGCTATGAGTGATGCCGAAGCAGAAAAGGCCATCCAATCATCTATCGAAAGGATGGAAAAAGAATTGGAATTGTTTAAAAACCTAGCCCGGGACTTGAAACCGGTTTTACCGGCACGCAAAATCGCTTTACTCTCCAAAACAGAGCGAAATTTTAATGAAGAACTCATCAAAAGAAGTCAATTTGGGGACGGCATAAAACCGGCATTGAGGAGAAATTAG